The following are from one region of the Prevotella communis genome:
- a CDS encoding helix-turn-helix transcriptional regulator: protein MYQSNTIRQCLWLITTIRQNERLTLKALQEKWTADKMGDTLYRSSFNRYRDKIFELFGLMMECDEKYQYYFSNPGELADHSIESWLLSTMTVNVALADSSTVKDRIILESVPEGEQFLPMIIKAIRLNRRLHMRYQRFGCEVSEKTVEPYVLKLWGRRWYLLVFTGHHMATYSLDRMLSVEMTDETFVMPADFSSEQYFGEYYGVLTDETTPLTHVVVRAYGKTANYLRTLPLHHSQRVADTTEAYTDFTLDVRPTPDFLGELLKYDHGVEVVDPPELRLKMCKIIKEMLNRY, encoded by the coding sequence ATGTATCAAAGCAACACAATACGACAGTGCCTGTGGCTGATAACGACCATCAGGCAGAACGAGCGCCTCACGCTGAAGGCGCTGCAGGAGAAATGGACGGCCGACAAGATGGGCGACACGCTCTATCGCTCGTCGTTCAACCGCTATCGTGACAAAATCTTCGAGTTGTTTGGCCTGATGATGGAGTGCGACGAGAAGTACCAGTATTATTTCTCGAACCCGGGCGAGCTGGCCGACCATTCGATTGAGAGTTGGCTGCTGTCGACGATGACGGTGAACGTGGCACTGGCCGACAGTTCGACGGTGAAGGACCGCATCATTCTGGAGAGCGTGCCCGAGGGCGAGCAGTTCCTGCCGATGATAATCAAGGCCATCAGACTGAACCGCCGCCTGCACATGCGCTACCAGCGCTTCGGCTGTGAGGTGAGCGAGAAGACGGTGGAGCCCTACGTGCTGAAGCTGTGGGGACGTCGCTGGTATCTGCTGGTGTTTACGGGCCACCACATGGCTACCTACTCGCTGGACCGCATGCTGTCGGTAGAGATGACCGACGAGACCTTCGTGATGCCTGCCGACTTCTCGTCAGAGCAGTACTTCGGCGAATACTACGGTGTGCTGACCGACGAGACAACGCCGCTGACGCACGTGGTGGTGCGTGCCTACGGCAAGACGGCCAACTACCTGCGCACGCTGCCACTTCACCACTCGCAGCGGGTGGCAGACACGACCGAGGCCTATACCGACTTTACGCTCGACGTCAGGCCCACGCCCGACTTCCTAGGCGAACTGCTGAAATACGACCATGGCGTGGAAGTGGTCGACCCGCCTGAACTTCGCCTTAAAATGTGTAAAATCATAAAAGAAATGCTTAATAGATATTAA
- a CDS encoding phage antirepressor KilAC domain-containing protein, with the protein MTTNIQIFKNDMFGEVRTMTNEKGETFFVGKDVAQALGYAKSRNALAAHVDDEDKKDALIQGPLGGTQKTIIINESGLYSLVLSSKLPQAKEFKRWVTAEVLPQIRQTGGYLPTRNLRTGEALTEGEMVEEANKIIARTISRANLPADDCFTASEVAESLETTANALNHFLVDKGIQYWNGSRYKLKAQYTECGYTEERMFHYYALNGDKKQRPYMVWTPQGKEFIKSLFH; encoded by the coding sequence ATGACAACAAATATTCAGATTTTTAAGAATGATATGTTCGGCGAGGTTCGAACAATGACAAATGAGAAAGGTGAGACTTTCTTTGTGGGTAAGGATGTGGCACAGGCGCTGGGATATGCTAAAAGTCGTAATGCTTTAGCGGCTCATGTTGATGATGAGGACAAAAAGGACGCCCTGATTCAGGGCCCCCTTGGTGGAACTCAGAAAACGATTATCATCAACGAGTCTGGTCTCTACTCCCTGGTACTCAGCTCCAAGCTGCCGCAGGCTAAGGAATTTAAGCGCTGGGTAACGGCTGAGGTGCTGCCGCAGATTCGTCAGACGGGCGGTTATCTGCCAACAAGGAACCTGCGCACTGGCGAGGCACTGACTGAGGGCGAGATGGTTGAGGAGGCCAACAAGATTATAGCTCGCACCATATCGCGTGCCAACCTGCCTGCTGACGACTGTTTCACTGCATCAGAGGTGGCCGAGAGCCTGGAAACAACGGCGAACGCGCTGAACCACTTCTTGGTGGACAAGGGCATACAGTATTGGAACGGTTCACGCTACAAGCTCAAGGCCCAATATACTGAATGCGGCTATACGGAAGAACGCATGTTTCACTACTACGCCCTGAATGGTGACAAGAAGCAGCGCCCATACATGGTGTGGACACCGCAGGGCAAGGAATTCATCAAATCATTGTTTCACTAA
- a CDS encoding four helix bundle suffix domain-containing protein: MDKDKEIPKVLQNEVQYQDLFFYQKTEVLYALTYHFAKRFLPAKADRTVDQMIQAARSGKQNIIEGFADGMTSTELQLKLLNVARSSLKELRADYEDYLCTRHLTVWDSGNPRYDTLLKFCRQHNKVSDYEPYFERWGDEEQCNVALTLLHMTDKMMKTYLSGLDKQFVTQGGIKERMYAARTGYRKGIDEDLQRLREENKSLRQQVPILEQRIEQLLNEKRHLEVLLRQEREKRRG, from the coding sequence ATGGACAAGGATAAGGAAATTCCGAAGGTGTTGCAGAACGAGGTGCAATACCAGGACCTCTTCTTTTATCAGAAGACAGAGGTGCTATATGCGCTGACATATCATTTTGCCAAGCGCTTCCTGCCTGCTAAGGCTGACCGCACTGTAGATCAGATGATACAGGCGGCACGCTCGGGAAAGCAGAATATCATAGAGGGATTTGCCGATGGCATGACATCCACAGAGCTGCAGCTGAAACTGCTGAATGTGGCACGCTCGTCGCTAAAGGAACTGCGCGCAGACTATGAGGACTACCTCTGCACGCGTCATCTTACCGTGTGGGATAGTGGTAATCCCCGCTACGACACGCTGCTGAAGTTTTGCAGGCAGCATAATAAAGTGAGCGACTATGAACCCTATTTTGAACGGTGGGGCGACGAGGAGCAATGCAACGTGGCGCTGACCCTGCTGCACATGACAGACAAGATGATGAAGACCTATCTGAGTGGCCTTGATAAGCAGTTTGTCACTCAGGGTGGCATCAAGGAGCGTATGTATGCGGCCCGCACGGGCTACAGAAAGGGCATAGACGAAGACCTGCAGCGGCTGAGGGAAGAGAACAAGAGCCTGCGTCAGCAGGTGCCTATCCTGGAGCAGCGCATTGAGCAGCTTCTCAATGAGAAGCGCCATCTGGAGGTGCTGCTGCGGCAGGAAAGGGAAAAGAGAAGAGGATAA
- a CDS encoding RagB/SusD family nutrient uptake outer membrane protein gives MKHFKLLCVLLLATLMIPTMVSCGDDDEKTEVISDGELISKAIGTWMCVKSTDTQQGHSYDGLMVGKEVTINAGGTYTSTAQSFGYTGTYSVNGNTVTVKSNNGGTFVITVTFSGKRMIWEGAANNGVTFKYYFDRESDDDSGVVQPVLTFTDDLIAGDFSWKVKDFTIEKGRNSYIQKDKEISFKKDGSCVGFHSMEDAWLIKNGRIETYHKQTSEPMYVYTLLSQKDSTISVRMEGTLDDELKATVVLTKVVYQSMDAITEDYQSNIVALRAPIYASCASFVEGQLQLEATRSTPNTVHQISAQSPVVSNTWQAAYSTINRINYTLEMAERGDLQLNQQVTQFLAEVRAIRAFIYYNLGMLWGNVPVITQAIMSSEQASNIPQRSQSEVFQLAYSDICNALGNLPESNYQNEGKLYFNKDAGKMLKAEIELTLGSKSAAQNTLSQIDKDSYIYQTRSVLQTMERPVIWAMAQASSGPYIPVYTITHHQLYLYEITGSKDGLVLETNVSLGDGGATSGPEGVAAEWKKYTYADFGYWAALKRLGQAQSVTGCFDYELLMPIPYVDIMSNPNITQNPGY, from the coding sequence ATGAAACATTTCAAACTTTTGTGCGTTCTTTTGCTCGCGACATTAATGATACCTACGATGGTATCATGCGGTGACGACGATGAGAAGACTGAGGTCATTTCTGATGGCGAACTCATCAGTAAAGCTATCGGTACATGGATGTGCGTTAAGAGTACCGACACGCAGCAAGGTCATTCTTATGATGGCCTGATGGTGGGTAAAGAGGTGACAATCAACGCAGGCGGTACTTATACATCTACCGCCCAATCCTTTGGCTATACTGGCACCTATTCTGTCAATGGCAACACCGTTACGGTCAAAAGCAACAACGGAGGCACTTTTGTTATTACCGTGACCTTCAGCGGGAAAAGAATGATATGGGAGGGTGCTGCAAACAATGGCGTCACCTTTAAGTATTATTTCGACCGTGAGAGTGATGATGATAGCGGTGTCGTCCAGCCTGTGTTGACGTTTACTGATGATTTGATTGCAGGAGACTTCTCATGGAAGGTCAAGGACTTTACTATCGAAAAGGGCAGAAACTCATATATCCAAAAGGATAAGGAAATCTCATTTAAGAAAGACGGTTCGTGCGTAGGTTTCCACTCTATGGAGGACGCATGGCTCATCAAAAACGGCAGAATAGAGACCTATCATAAGCAGACGAGCGAGCCGATGTATGTCTACACCTTGCTCTCGCAGAAAGATAGTACCATAAGCGTGCGCATGGAGGGCACACTTGATGACGAGCTCAAGGCAACTGTCGTGTTAACCAAAGTGGTGTATCAAAGCATGGATGCTATTACGGAGGATTATCAGTCAAATATTGTTGCGCTCCGTGCTCCTATTTATGCCAGTTGCGCATCATTTGTTGAGGGACAACTGCAATTGGAGGCAACCAGATCAACCCCTAACACAGTACACCAGATATCTGCCCAGAGTCCTGTAGTCAGCAATACATGGCAGGCAGCTTATAGCACCATAAACAGAATCAACTACACTCTAGAGATGGCAGAACGAGGTGATCTTCAACTAAATCAGCAGGTTACGCAATTTTTAGCAGAAGTGAGAGCCATCAGGGCCTTTATCTATTATAACCTTGGCATGCTGTGGGGTAACGTCCCCGTTATCACTCAGGCAATCATGTCTTCAGAACAAGCCAGCAACATACCGCAACGCAGCCAAAGTGAAGTCTTTCAACTGGCATACAGCGATATCTGCAATGCTTTGGGCAATCTCCCTGAAAGTAATTATCAGAATGAAGGAAAACTTTATTTCAACAAGGATGCCGGCAAGATGCTAAAAGCAGAGATTGAACTGACTTTGGGGAGCAAAAGCGCGGCTCAGAATACGTTGAGCCAGATAGACAAGGATTCGTATATCTATCAGACGAGGTCTGTTCTTCAAACTATGGAAAGACCTGTTATCTGGGCAATGGCTCAAGCTAGCTCGGGACCATATATCCCTGTTTATACTATCACCCATCATCAGTTGTATCTGTATGAAATTACAGGCAGTAAGGATGGATTAGTATTGGAGACTAACGTTTCATTAGGTGATGGAGGTGCCACTTCAGGCCCAGAGGGTGTTGCTGCAGAATGGAAGAAATACACCTATGCCGACTTTGGGTACTGGGCTGCTCTTAAGCGTTTAGGTCAGGCACAATCTGTTACGGGTTGTTTCGACTATGAGTTACTGATGCCAATTCCTTATGTGGATATCATGTCAAATCCCAATATCACACAAAATCCCGGATACTAG